A region of Drosophila mauritiana strain mau12 chromosome 3L, ASM438214v1, whole genome shotgun sequence DNA encodes the following proteins:
- the LOC117141424 gene encoding isovaleryl-CoA dehydrogenase, mitochondrial yields MALRFVAQSCRSLLQRGDRPLSWTRTLAHYPVNDAMFGLDEDRQKLREVAFNFFQKELAPLAKEIDKLDNFKDMRPFWKKLGDLGFLGITAEPDFGGTGGSYLDHCIIMEEFSRAAGGVALSYGAHSNLCINQLTKNGTPEQKEKYLPKLCSGEHVGGLAMSEPGAGSDVVSMKLRADRKGDYYVLNGSKFWITNGSDADTLIVYAKTGGSGVPDKHGITAFIVETAWEGFSVAQKLDKMGMRGSSTCELVFQDLKVPAKNILGQENKGVYVLMSGLDFERLVLAAGPVGLMQAACDVAFDYAHQRKQMNKLIGEFQLLQGKMADMYTTLSACRSYLYTVARSCDAGNRSPKDCAGVILYTAEKATKVALDAIQILGGNGYINENPTGRILRDAKLYEIGAGTSEIRRWLIGRQLNQEYK; encoded by the exons ATGGCTCTGAGATTTGTGGCCCAGTCATGCAGATCCCTGCTGCAACGTGGCGATCGTCCTTTGTCCTGGACCCGTACCCTCGCCCACTATCCCGTCAACGATGCGATGTTCGGTCTGGATGAAGATCGCCAAAAGTTGCGGGAAGTGGCCTTTAATTTCTTCCAGAAGGAATTGGCGCCTCTGGCCAAGGAAATCGACAAATTGGATAATTTCAA gGACATGCGCCCCTTCTGGAAGAAACTGGGTGATCTTGGCTTTCTGGGCATCACTGCGGAGCCAGATTTTGGCGGCACTGGGGGCAGCTATTTGGACCACTGCATCATCATGGAGGAATTTTCCCG TGCTGCTGGTGGCGTGGCCTTGTCCTACGGAGCACACTCCAATCTGTGCATTAACCAGCTGACCAAGAACGGCACCCCCGAGCAGAAGGAGAAGTACCTTCCCAAGCTGTGCAGTGGTGAGCATGTTGGAGGTCTGGCCATGTCCGAACCGGGCGCTGGATCCGATGTCGTATCCATGAAGCTGCGTGCGGATCGCAAAGGAGACTACTATGTGCTGAATGGGTCAAAGTTCTGGATCACAAATGGATCTGATGCGGACACTTTGATAGTCTATGCCAAGACAGGAGGCAGCGGTGTTCCGGACAAGCATGGCATTACGGCTTTCATAGTCGAGACCGCCTGGGAAGGCTTCAGTGTGGCCCAAAAGCTGGATAAGATGGGCATGCGAGGCAGCAGTACCTGTGAGCTGGTCTTCCAGGATCTGAAGGTGCCGGCCAAGAACATTTTGGGCCAGGAGAACAAGGGCGTATACGTGCTCATGTCGGGATTGGACTTTGAACGACTAGTACTGGCCGCCGGACCCGTGGGTCTAATGCAGGCCGCTTGCGACGTGGCTTTCGACTATGCCCACCAGCGAAAGCAAATGAACAAGCTAATTGGAGAATTCCAGTTGCTGCAAGGAAAGATGGCCGATATGTACACCACACTGAGTGCGTGCAGGAGCTATTTGTACACAGTGGCCCGATCCTGTGACGCCGGCAATCGCAGTCCCAAAGATTGTGCTGGCGTTATTCTCTACACCGCCGAGAAAGCTACCAAGGTGGCTCTCGATGCCATTCAGATTCTCGGTGGTAATGGCTACATTAACGAGAATCCCACTGGTCGCATCCTGCGAGATGCTAAACTATACGAGATTGGCGCGGGAACCTCGGAGATCAGACGCTGGCTGATTGGTCGCCAGCTCAACCAGGAGTACAAGTAA